The DNA segment AAAAAATGAAAGCCGCGATCGCCAAAAATAGCGTGCTCGGGTTTTTGACGCTCGGGTTTTTAAACGGACTGCTGCCGTGCGGGGTGGTTTATTATTTTTTGGCTTTAGCCATAGCTAGCGGCAGCGGCGCAAAAGGCGCTCTTATAGCGGCAACTTTTGGCGCGGTTAGTTTTTTTGCGATGAGTTTTTACGCGCTGGTTTTAAAGACCACGAGCGAAAAATTTAAAAAACACGCACTAAATTTAAGCGGCGCGGCGATAATAATTTATGGAATTTATCTATCTTTTATAGGATTTACGGCAAGCAATGGATAACATCAAAGAGCGTTTTAGACAGTATCAAGAAGCTATCGAGGCCAGCAATATCGTCTCAAAGACCGATATAAACGGTATTATCACCTTCGTAAATGACGAATTTTGCAAGATGTCGGGCTTTTCGCGAGAGGAGCTAATCGGCGCAAATCACAACATCGTGCGCCATCCGGAGGTGCCAAAGGAGGTTTTTGCCCGACTTTGGGAGACGATTTTAGCTAAAAAAGTGCATAAAGGCACGATAAGAAACCGCACGAAAGACGGTCGCGACGTCTATCTAAACACGACCGTTATACCGATTTTAAATTTACACGGACAGATTGAGGAGTTTGTAGCAATCAGGCATGACGTGACGGACGTGATAAACCTAAACAACGAGCTTAAAAAGACGAAAAAAGAGCTGTTAAATTTAAACGAAAATCTCGAAAACAGGGTCGCCGAGCAGACGGCCGAGCTTGTTAATTTAAATCAAAATCTGGAAAATTTGGTAAAAGCCGAGATCAAGAAAAACGAGGAAAAAACCAAAATGTTATTTTTGCAGTCGCGTCTAGCCTCGATGGGCGAGATGATAGCAAATATCGCCCATCAGTGGCGCCAGCCGCTAAACGAGCTTAGCATTACGCTTTTTAAGCTAAAAGAGAGCGTAAAATCAAACGAAAAATTCGAGACCGGTTACGAGCATGCAAAGCGCGTGATAAAGAGTATGTCGCAGACGATCGAGAATTTTAGAAACTTTTTTAGCGTCGAGCGCGAGAGAGAAATTTTCTCCATTTCGTCCGCGGTAGAAAATGCGCTGAAAATGGTGCAGGGAACCTACGAAAAAGAGGGAATCGACGTAAATTTAGAGCTAAAAAGCGATGGTCAAATTTACGGCTTTGAGTCGCAGCTTTGTCAGGCCGTGATTATACTACTTTCAAACGCTAAAGACGCGCTCGCAAATAAAAAAGACGATAAAAAAGTAACGCTAATGTTAGAAAAAAAGGATAAATTTGCTATCATAAGAGTAACGGATAACGCGGGCGGCATAAAAGAGGAGATAATGGACAAGATTTTTGAGCCTTATTTTACCACCAAGCACCCAAGCGCAGGCACCGGTATCGGGCTATATATGCTAAAAACCATAGCCAAAAATCACGGCGGAAGCGCAAGCGCTAGAAACGTAAAATTTGGAGCGGAATTTGAAATAAAACTACCGCTAAAAGGAGGGGAAGATGAAAAATTTTAAAGAGCTTACGTTGCTGCTAGTCGAGGATGAGGATAGTATAAGAGAGTCGATGCAAGAGGTTTTTAGCGGCATGTTTCAAAAGGTCATATCGGCTTCAAACGGCGACGAGGGGCTTAAGAAATTTAAAAAATTTAGCCCGGATATCGTGATCGCCGACATTATGATGCCTATCATGGACGGCCTTGAGATGTCAAAACAGATAAAAGAGGTCTCGAAAAATACGCCCGTTATCATTCTAAGTGCGTATAGCGAAAAAGAGAGATTGCTAAAAGCGATCGACGTGGGCATCGACAAATACGTGATCAAGCCTATCGATATGGACGAGCTTTTCGTCGTGCTGGAGCAGATCGTAAAAACCAAAATCATAGGCGCCGATATCATCGAGATTTCGGGCGGATATTCGTTTAATCAAACCAAAAAAGTGCTCGTAAAAAATGGCGTCGAGATAGCGCTAACCAAAAAAGAGCTGGCCTTTATCTCGCTTTTGGTTAAACGCATCGGCACGCTGGTTTTAACCGAAGAAATAAGAAACGTGGTGTGGTTTGGCGAAAAGGTAAACGACCCCGCCGTTAGGACTTTCATCAAGCGAATACGCGATAAAGTGGGCGCAGGGCTCATCAAAAACTCACCTGGTCTAGGCTACAAAATCGAACTAAAGAAGTAAATTCTAAAATCACACAAATTTAATCCGATTAAGAATATTTATATTTTATTTTATATAAAATAACATTTTCGTAACAAAATAAACAAAGGAGGATATCGATGCGACTAGACAGGGCGCTAAGCTACGACTACACGGTCGCCAAGTATTTTATGTTCGCGACGATACTGTTTGGGATAGTCGGTATGGCTATAGGCGTGCTAATAGCCTTTCAGATGGCTTATCCCGAGCTAAACTACCTAGCGGGCGAATACGGTATTTTCGGCCGCCTAAGACCGCTGCATACGGCCGGCGTGATATTTGGATTTATGCTCTCGGGCGTATTTGCGACATGGTACTACATAGGTCAGAGGGTCTTAAAGGTCTCGATGAGCGAGTCGCCGTTTTTGATGGTTGTGGGTAAGCTGCACTTTTGGATATATATGCTGGTGATGGCTGGCGGTGTGTTTAGCCTTTTTGCGGGCGTTAGCACATCCAAAGAATACGCAGAGCTAGAGTGGCCGCTAGATATCGGCGTGGTCGTGCTTTGGGTGCTTTGGGGCGTCGGTATATTCGGGCTTATCGGCATTCGCCGCGAGAGGACGCTTTATATATCGGTTTGGTATTTTATCGCGACGTTTTTAGGTATCGCGATGCTTTATCTTTTTAACAACATGGCCGTGCCGACCAAGCTGGTTTCGGGATACGGCAACTGGTGGCACTCGGTCTCGATGTATGCGGGAGCAAATGACGCGCTGGTGCAGTGGTGGTACGGGCATAACGCCGTGGCATTCGTC comes from the Campylobacter rectus genome and includes:
- a CDS encoding PAS domain-containing sensor histidine kinase, with the translated sequence MDNIKERFRQYQEAIEASNIVSKTDINGIITFVNDEFCKMSGFSREELIGANHNIVRHPEVPKEVFARLWETILAKKVHKGTIRNRTKDGRDVYLNTTVIPILNLHGQIEEFVAIRHDVTDVINLNNELKKTKKELLNLNENLENRVAEQTAELVNLNQNLENLVKAEIKKNEEKTKMLFLQSRLASMGEMIANIAHQWRQPLNELSITLFKLKESVKSNEKFETGYEHAKRVIKSMSQTIENFRNFFSVEREREIFSISSAVENALKMVQGTYEKEGIDVNLELKSDGQIYGFESQLCQAVIILLSNAKDALANKKDDKKVTLMLEKKDKFAIIRVTDNAGGIKEEIMDKIFEPYFTTKHPSAGTGIGLYMLKTIAKNHGGSASARNVKFGAEFEIKLPLKGGEDEKF
- a CDS encoding response regulator transcription factor codes for the protein MKNFKELTLLLVEDEDSIRESMQEVFSGMFQKVISASNGDEGLKKFKKFSPDIVIADIMMPIMDGLEMSKQIKEVSKNTPVIILSAYSEKERLLKAIDVGIDKYVIKPIDMDELFVVLEQIVKTKIIGADIIEISGGYSFNQTKKVLVKNGVEIALTKKELAFISLLVKRIGTLVLTEEIRNVVWFGEKVNDPAVRTFIKRIRDKVGAGLIKNSPGLGYKIELKK